Proteins from a genomic interval of Schistosoma mansoni strain Puerto Rico chromosome 2, complete genome:
- a CDS encoding putative cadherin encodes MLLINYYQYYIQFHLIIISIQYISNIHCHLLNSSHLKELYYSINEESEIGSYIGNIKLDFEKKFFIPIINDDNTNLGIFELYNDNDDNNKNLFRIDEMTGKLFVASRIDRETICPKPEEEFNELLMNNQYSMISSTSSSSASSSSLSSSIMMDNTFNDISTKECQIHLTVCISRIHWINVIIIVHDINDHIPYFQLTSSSNISEKLIYIVNVSESVSSGYEIPLIIAKDPDKGINSIQSYSLRGNDFQSTLFSLSYRPPYSLNLVILGELDAETKNNYTGELIACDGGQIIPKCFNQPFQVHITDVNDNKPIFNQSVYDIEILENITLNSTIIQLNATDADSNQNAKLSYKFGRPISQSSLEHFIIDSNTGEIYLKAFLNAKENSAFILPIIVQDSGILPLVGQTVVRITVKDTNDHDPWIDIRSIQEGNSQKTSVDNNLNKVNYSNQEAQLSISENQPAGTNIGLIISGDDDVGENSIVSCGLKSKTEDFKLEHANSAKGREIYRLSTTKSLDRETVIDGIIRIVITCQDNGRPSRTSEQTILLNILDLNEYRPTFTQENRVINHIMPENQPIDTILLQVHASDADSTPEIQYHISSEAQSYFHIDPDTGMITTRALLDRETMPQIRFLVYATDKYSPETLQGNHVAVANVTVHLTDKNDNSPELIGSKTFQIVENRPGFSDLVGQLTSIDQDDGNNGTVHYKLISVSDNKNKRIPNELFMINSDTGKIFATKKLDREENSQYELIILLHDLGTPIQRSSTASVIVNVLDENDNIPQWEQIIQASEFSSPQQTDLLKRPHMIGLSTVTELGIMNITTPIYRGQQILVLSAKDADDAHNANLTFQLIKVHFLKNDYMQSEDKVLYKNKIHPTNSYATSSVDSPYFVVVSKTGELIAGPGQKGIGLTDSGIYELYLRVCDNGNPPLDSNARLFLKAHQSLNSAFADKFGEKGFLGYLLTNGHLGIMLVIILLLIMCLTSVCLIIVFISIRRRSSRQQQQQRQASRKLLKYDKNSYPLHLNGELIVEENINLGGTISNYGKLYHSPIINTICPGDGESLYKWNPECGYTMGNFGPPPIYNFCALNTTLDRMRSSHTDSDKSSSALMSTEFPCSINHYCEERPMMNGEQTINYGFTSPLRTIPNSDGLGFKNPSSYTETCLIPKTIQSELNCKSFSMLSAIQINNNLMAD; translated from the exons atgctacttattaattattatcagtattatatacaatttcatttaattattatttctattcaatatatttctaatatacattgtcatttattaaattcatcTCATTTAAAAGAATTATATTATTCTATTAATGAAGAATCTGAAATTGGTTCATATATAGGTAATATTAAATTAgattttgaaaagaaatttttcATTCCTattattaatgatgataatactaATTTAGGTATATTTGAAttatataatgataatgatgataataataaaaacttatTTCGTATTGATGAAATGACAGGCAAATTATTTGTTGCATCACGTATTGATCGTGAAACTATATGTCCAAAACCAGAAGAAGAATTCAATgaattattaatgaataatcaatattcaatgatatcatcgacgtcgtcgtcgtcggcgtcatcatcatcgttatcaTCATCTATAATGATGGATAATACATTCAATGATATTTCAACAAAAGAATGTCAAATCCATTTAACTGTATGTATATCACGTATTCATTggattaatgttattattattgtacatgATATCAATGATCATATCCCTTATTTTCAACTTACTTCTTCATCTAATATATCAGAAAAATTAATATATATTGTAAATGTATCTGAATCTGTCAGTTCTGGTTATGAAATACCATTAATAATAGCTAAAGATCCAGATAAAGGTATTAATTCTATTCAATCCTATTCATTACGTGGTAATGATTTTCAATctacattattttcattatcatataGACCACCATATAGTTTAAATCTTGTTATTTTAGGTGAATTAGATGCAGAAACTAAGAATAATTATACTGGTGAACTTATAGCATGTGATGGTGGTCAAATCATCCCGAAATGTTTTAATCAACCATTTCAAGTTCATATAACGGATGTAAATGATAATAAGCCAATATTTAATCAATCAGTTTATGATATTGAAATTTTGGAAAATATTACATTGAATTCAACAATCATTCAGTTGAATGCAACTGATGCTGATTCTAATCAAAATGCTAAATTATCTTATAAATTTGGTCGACCTATAAGTCAATCATCTTTAGAACATTTCATAATTGATAGTAATACTGGTGAGATTTATTTAAAAGCATTTTTAAATGCTAAAGAAAATAGTGCATTTATTTTACCTATTATAGTACAGGATAGTGGTATATTACCATTAGTTGGTCAGACAGTAGTTCGTATCACTGTTAAAGATACTAATGATCATGATCCATGGATTGATATCCGATCAATACAAGAGGGTAATTCACAAAAGACATCAGTTGATAATAATCTTAATAAAGTTAACTATAGTAATCAAGAAGCTCAGTTATCAATAAGTGAAAATCAACCAGCCGGAACAAATATTGGTTTAATTATCTCTGGAGATGATGACGTTGGTGAAAATAGCATAGTATCTTGTGGTTTAAAATCTAAAACTGAAGATTTTAAACTTGAGCACGCTAATTCAGCGAAAGGAAGGGAAATCTACCGTCTAAGTACAACTAAATCACTTGACCGTGAAACAGTGATAGATGGGATTATTAGGATTGTTATCACATGTCAAGATAATGGCAGACCAAGTCGAACAAGCGAACAaacaattttattaaatatattggaTTTAAATGAATACAGACCAACGTTTACTCAAGAAAATCGAGTTATCAATCACATTATGCCGGAGAACCAACCAATAGATACTATTTTATTACAAGTTCATGCCAGTGATGCAGATTCTACTCCGGAGATACAATATCATATATCAAGCGAAGCCCAATCGTATTTTCATATAGATCCTGACACCGGTATGATAACTACAAGAGCTTTACTAGATAGAGAAACTATGCCTCAAATTAGATTTCTTGTTTATGCCACTGACAAATATTCACCTGAAACATTACAAGGCAATCATGTGGCTGTTGCAAATGTTACTGTTCACCTGACTGACAAAAATGACAACAGTCCAGAACTTATCGGTAGTAAAACTTTCCAAATAGTTGAAAATCGTCCAGGATTCTCTGACTTAGTTGGACAACTCACTTCGATTGATCAAGATGATGGAAATAATGGAACAGTGCATTATAAGTTGATATCAGTcagtgataataaaaataaacgaaTCCCTAATGAATTGTTTATGATTAATAGTGATACTGGGAAAATATTCGCTACAAAAAAACTTGATAGGGAAGAGAATAGTCAATACGAATTAATCATCTTACTACATGACCTTGGAACACCTATACAACGTAGTTCAACGGCATCTGTAATTGTTAATGTATTGgatgaaaatgataatattCCACAGTGGGAACAAATCATACAAGCTTCTGAATTCTCATCTCCTCAACAAACTGACCTTCTTAAACGACCACATATGATCGGTTTAAGTACAGTAACAGAATTGGGAATTATGAATATAACAACTCCAATTTATCGAGGACAACAAATCCTTGTTTTATCAGCTAAAGATGCTGACGATGCGCATAATGCAAATTTAACATTTCAACTGATTAAGGTTCATTTTCTTAAGAATGATTATATGCAAAGTGAAGACAAAGTTTTATACAAGAATAAAATTCATCCTACAAATTCTTACGCCACATCATCAGTGGATTCGCCATATTTTGTGGTAGTTAGTAAAACCGGTGAATTAATTGCTGGCCCGGGTCAAAAAGGCATTGGATTAACTGATAGTGGAATATATGAATTATATCTACGTGTATGTGATAATGGAAATCCTCCTTTAGATTCAAATGCACGTTTATTTCTAAAAGCGCATCAATCATTAAATTCAGCTTTTGCTGATAAATTTGGTGAAAAAGGATTTCTAGgatatttattgacaaatggTCATTTAGGTATTATGTTAGTTATAATTCTATTGTTAATTATGTGCCTTACATCAGTCTGCCTTATTATTGTATTCATTTCAATTCGACGAAGATCAAGTcgccaacaacaacaacaacgtcaAGCTAGTCGAAAACTGTTAAAATATGATAAAAACTCTTATCCGCTACATTTGAATGGTGAATTAATTGTTgaagaaaatattaatttagGCGGTACAATTAGTAATTATGGTAAATTATACCATTCACCAATTATAAATACAATATGTCCGGGTGATGGTGAAAGTTTATACAAATGGAATCCAGAATGTGGTTATACAATGGGAAATTTTGGTCCACCACCGATTTATAATTTTTGTGCATTAAATACAACACTAGATAGAATGAGATCTAGTCATACTGATAGTGATAAAAGCAGTTCAGCGTTGATGTCAACTGAATTCCCATGTTCTATTAATCATTATTGTGAAGAAAGACCAATGATGAATGGGGAACAAACAATTAATTATGGATTTACATCTCCACTTAGAACAATACCAAATTCTGATGGATTAGGATTTAAAAATCCCAGTAGTTATACTGAAACATGTTTGATTCCTAAAACAATACAATCAGAACTGAATTGT AAATCTTTCTCAATGCTTTCGGCCATTCAAATTAACAATAACTTAATGGCTGATTGA